Proteins from one Salvelinus namaycush isolate Seneca chromosome 34, SaNama_1.0, whole genome shotgun sequence genomic window:
- the LOC120028362 gene encoding cell surface glycoprotein 1-like, with product MEGKRLVIVYFLWMLPRGLNGTVTLQPNLHSTNFRSSEVTATSDKVSPLEMSQEPLNNAPDEGQHSTVAPSVELKLTVKSEPQTSDQVSTRNILSHDRPSMQPLRMSTKRNSQSPQDRQTTRYKNKSTVEITADGAQETSPTMWNQPLVRQVTPSGKDEVSPTASPRPSELSTQTTSPTPNQPTEIQMGPTPSNSPMSQSNDTTERKRPTPTGVGFGVTPTRAEYTLNTGGEAQLPSTPSQAPVTSRRSTPSHPTERGPTGPSELPSAATSPTTLPPSTAMTKSSTHVSTPWTSTQPAKTLATTEASVTSSIDVTSSKGQSGPMVPTKKEVANATTTAKKKPKPPTKTANQDERKKTGNHGTAVAVLIGGTLFMMLVGFGVIFVRKQRQQRMQLQNTAWAGPSPFLYGGVQSQLDNDDSGDVHLRGSNGISFSGFLSQRLSKRFSLNQDTDQEFRMGEIPAGSTFGRETVSDC from the coding sequence TGTATTTTCTGTGGATGCTGCCACGGGGACTGAATGGCACAGTGACACTTCAGCCTAACCTCCACTCTACCAACTTCAGAAGCAGTGAGGTTACTGCAACTTCAGACAAAGTTTCACCCTTAGAAATGTCTCAAGAGCCCCTCAACAACGCACCGGATGAAGGACAACATAGCACCGTAGCACCTTCAGTTGAGTTGAAGCTCACAGTGAAGAGTGAACCACAGACTTCAGACCAGGTGTCGACCAGAAACATTCTCAGCCACGATCGGCCTTCAATGCAGCCTTTGCGTATGAGCACAAAGAGGAACTCCCAGTCACCTCAGGACCGCCAAACAACCAGATATAAAAACAAGTCTACGGTGGAGATCACAGCAGATGGAGCCCAGGAAACTTCGCCCACTATGTGGAATCAACCTCTGGTAAGGCAAGTTACACCCTCCGGCAAGGACGAAGTAAGTCCAACAGCATCACCTAGACCTTCTGAGTTGTCCACTCAAACAACCTCACCGACACCAAATCAACCAACAGAGATCCAAATGGGGCCTACTCCGTCCAATTCTCCAATGTCGCAGTCCAACGACACCACAGAGAGGAAACGACCCACGCCAACTGGTGTTGGATTTGGAGTGACACCGACTAGAGCGGAATATACTTTGAACACAGGTGGAGAGGCTCAACTACCCAGCACCCCCTCCCAGGCCCCAGTCACAAGCAGGAGATCAACCCCTTCACACCCCACTGAAAGAGGTCCAACAGGCCCATCTGAGCTGCCTAGTGCTGCCACTTCACCcaccaccctacctccatctacAGCCATGACCAAATCTTCAACCCACGTCTCCACTCCATGGACGTCGACCCAGCCTGCCAAGACCCTTGCCACCACTGAAGCCTCTGTTACTTCTAGTATTGACGTTACCAGCAGCAAGGGCCAATCCGGGCCAATGGTCCCCACTAAAAAAGAAGTTGCCAATGCCACCACCACGGCAAAAAAGAAACCAAAGCCTCCGACAAAAACTGCAAACCAAGACGAGAGAAAAAAGACGGGGAACCATGGCACAGCGGTGGCTGTACTGATTGGTGGGACACTGTTCATGATGCTGGTGGGTTTTGGGGTCATCTTCGTGAGGAAGCAAAGACAACAGAGGATGCAGCTGCAGAATACAGCCTGGGCCGGCCCCTCTCCGTTTCTGTACGGTGGAGTCCAGTCTCAACTGGATAATGACGATAGTGGTGATGTCCATCTGAGGGGCTCCAATGGGATCTCCTTCTCTGGCTTCTTGTCTCAGCGACTCTCCAAGAGGTTCTCTCTGAACCAGGATACTGACCAGGAATTCCGGATGGGTGAGATTCCGGCAGGAAGTACATTCGGAAGAGAGACTGTTTCAGATTGTTAA